In Synechococcus sp. CB0101, a genomic segment contains:
- a CDS encoding ATP-binding protein — MPHRWADFITPSTLQLSPLLEVLLEPISCSQQLSSLQLGLQEVLVNAVRHGNGNDPGKCLRVRRIVTPRWWVFQVQDEGCGVPSDARHGVLPEQADALCGRGLFLIHSCFDDVRWSARGNRVQVALRRQPSPQ; from the coding sequence ATGCCACATCGCTGGGCCGATTTCATCACCCCATCCACCCTGCAGCTCTCCCCGCTGCTGGAGGTGCTGCTCGAGCCGATCAGTTGCAGCCAGCAGCTGTCTTCACTGCAACTCGGCCTGCAGGAGGTGCTGGTGAATGCGGTGCGTCATGGCAACGGCAACGATCCGGGCAAATGCCTGCGGGTGCGGCGGATTGTGACCCCTCGCTGGTGGGTGTTTCAGGTGCAGGACGAAGGCTGCGGCGTGCCCAGCGATGCCCGCCATGGGGTGTTGCCGGAGCAGGCTGATGCCCTCTGCGGCCGCGGGTTGTTTTTGATTCACTCCTGCTTCGATGACGTGCGCTGGAGCGCGCGCGGCAATCGCGTGCAGGTGGCTTTGCGGCGTCAACCGTCGCCTCAGTGA
- the mnmH gene encoding tRNA 2-selenouridine(34) synthase MnmH, producing MERNRQPVERFLEGTGPVVDVRAPAEFAQGHIPGARNLPLFSDDERAAVGTTYKQQGRQAAVQLGLELVGPRLGELGSALNALAEAAGGEPLRLHCWRGGMRSESMAWLAAQLDLSVLLLEGGYKAFRRWVLERFECSWPIHLMGGRTGSGKTDLLLALAQRQAAVVDLEGLAHHRGSSFGSLGMPPQPSTEHYENRIAIALQGMQEAEQIWVEAESVQVGRCRIPAGLWRQMQAAPLLEIRRPLEERLEQLVEVYGNQDPTALREATERIARRLGPQRTSAALAAIAERQWGEAARQMLDYYDRCYDHELERHGGSNQHQLLGHVDLAGLSADAAADQLISRGVIRTQGRNAA from the coding sequence ATGGAACGGAACCGCCAACCGGTGGAACGGTTTCTTGAGGGCACAGGTCCGGTGGTGGATGTGCGGGCGCCGGCGGAGTTTGCCCAGGGGCACATTCCAGGGGCCCGCAATCTGCCGCTGTTCAGTGATGACGAGCGCGCAGCCGTCGGCACCACCTACAAGCAACAGGGGCGCCAGGCCGCTGTGCAGCTAGGGCTTGAGCTGGTGGGGCCTCGGCTCGGGGAGCTGGGCAGCGCGCTCAACGCCCTCGCCGAAGCAGCAGGGGGTGAGCCACTGCGGCTGCACTGCTGGCGCGGCGGCATGCGCTCCGAAAGCATGGCCTGGCTGGCGGCCCAGCTCGATCTCTCGGTGCTCCTGCTGGAGGGGGGCTACAAGGCCTTCCGCCGCTGGGTGCTGGAGCGATTTGAGTGCAGCTGGCCGATCCATTTGATGGGTGGGCGCACCGGCAGCGGCAAAACCGATCTGTTGCTCGCCCTGGCCCAGCGCCAAGCGGCCGTGGTGGACCTGGAGGGGTTAGCCCATCACCGCGGCAGCAGCTTCGGCAGCCTCGGCATGCCACCCCAGCCCAGCACCGAGCACTACGAAAACCGCATCGCCATCGCCCTCCAAGGCATGCAGGAAGCGGAGCAAATCTGGGTGGAGGCAGAGAGCGTGCAGGTGGGTCGCTGCCGCATTCCCGCTGGGCTCTGGCGGCAGATGCAGGCCGCGCCACTGCTGGAAATCCGTAGGCCGCTGGAGGAGAGGCTGGAGCAGTTGGTGGAGGTGTACGGCAACCAGGACCCCACTGCGCTGCGCGAGGCCACCGAACGGATCGCCCGCCGGCTGGGCCCCCAACGCACCAGCGCCGCCTTGGCGGCCATTGCCGAACGGCAGTGGGGAGAGGCCGCGCGCCAGATGCTCGATTACTACGACCGCTGCTACGACCACGAATTGGAACGGCATGGCGGCTCCAATCAGCACCAGCTGCTGGGTCATGTCGATCTGGCTGGACTCAGTGCCGATGCCGCCGCCGACCAGCTGATCAGCCGTGGTGTGATCAGGACCCAGGGCCGGAACGCTGCCTAG
- a CDS encoding DUF6439 family protein has product MSTRQPWPEGSRETAEALHRLLTIDNRDWHALKGQPQRRAAEQIAAALVQLLDPANPAHAPVPTAQREQAIALLEHGLGWLRGELKDPGCPSHGH; this is encoded by the coding sequence GTGTCTACGCGTCAACCGTGGCCGGAAGGTAGCCGAGAAACGGCGGAAGCCCTGCATCGCCTGCTCACCATCGACAACCGCGATTGGCATGCGCTCAAAGGCCAACCCCAGCGGCGTGCAGCCGAACAGATCGCAGCGGCCCTGGTGCAGCTGCTCGATCCAGCCAACCCGGCCCATGCTCCGGTTCCCACCGCACAACGGGAGCAGGCCATCGCCCTGCTGGAGCATGGCCTGGGTTGGTTACGGGGTGAGCTGAAAGATCCGGGCTGTCCGAGCCACGGTCACTGA
- a CDS encoding AI-2E family transporter: protein MRFGQALGLIATAAAVLLLWSLRHVVIQLFAAVVLAMALCTLVGVVRVRLRCSRPLALLLSLVGLLLLVAVALAAVVPPFVEQFQQLLLQLPIAADRAGTLLRDLMDVSSRMLYGQQALDWLRQNWGSSSSNTEALGQGLQNLLGLAGNLGGGLLQLLFVLAVALMIAVQPTAYREVAVLLAPSFYRRRLREVLLQCGEALSSWMGGVLISSVCVALLAGIGLSLLGVKLVVANALLAGLLNVIPNVGPTLSTVFPMSVALLVSPWKALAVLGLYVLVQNLESYLITPSVMQHQVKLLPGLTLAAQFVFTVLFGPLGLLLALPLAVCLQVVIREVLIHDVLDPWQRQRLSP, encoded by the coding sequence ATGCGATTTGGCCAGGCACTCGGTCTGATCGCAACGGCGGCCGCAGTGCTGTTGCTGTGGTCGCTGCGGCATGTGGTGATTCAGCTGTTCGCGGCCGTGGTGCTGGCCATGGCGTTATGCACCCTGGTGGGTGTGGTGCGCGTACGGCTGCGCTGCAGCCGCCCCCTGGCACTGCTGCTGAGCCTGGTGGGGCTGCTGCTGCTGGTGGCCGTAGCCCTTGCCGCCGTGGTGCCGCCGTTTGTGGAGCAGTTCCAGCAGCTGCTGCTGCAATTGCCCATCGCCGCCGACCGTGCCGGGACCCTGCTGCGTGACCTCATGGATGTGAGCAGCCGCATGCTTTACGGCCAGCAGGCCCTCGATTGGCTCCGGCAGAACTGGGGCAGCAGCAGCTCCAACACTGAAGCCCTTGGACAGGGCTTGCAGAACCTGCTCGGTTTGGCGGGAAATCTTGGCGGCGGCCTGCTCCAGCTGCTGTTTGTGCTGGCGGTAGCCCTGATGATTGCCGTGCAGCCCACGGCCTACCGCGAGGTGGCTGTGCTGCTGGCGCCGTCGTTTTATCGCCGCCGTCTGCGGGAGGTGCTGCTGCAATGTGGTGAAGCCCTCAGCAGCTGGATGGGCGGAGTGCTGATCAGCTCCGTCTGTGTGGCGCTGCTGGCGGGGATCGGGCTGTCGCTCCTGGGCGTGAAGCTGGTGGTGGCCAATGCCCTGCTGGCGGGGCTGCTCAATGTGATCCCCAATGTCGGGCCCACCTTGAGCACCGTGTTCCCGATGTCGGTGGCGCTGCTGGTGTCGCCGTGGAAGGCTCTGGCTGTGTTGGGGCTCTACGTGCTGGTGCAAAACCTGGAGAGCTACCTGATCACCCCATCGGTGATGCAGCACCAGGTGAAGCTGCTGCCTGGGCTCACCCTGGCGGCACAGTTTGTCTTCACAGTGCTGTTTGGTCCACTCGGCCTGCTGCTGGCACTGCCGCTGGCGGTGTGTCTGCAGGTGGTGATTCGTGAGGTGTTGATCCACGATGTGCTCGATCCGTGGCAGCGCCAACGCCTCTCCCCATGA
- a CDS encoding GUN4 domain-containing protein: MLSGPPVTTTVSAEQLLERFLAANPRQRRSLLTQVQQRAAELRPLIPEQIDRLDATADDWAAGLLIQLLMAEDDSLSQAFRQRYSDGWLAVYSAAGLDYGPLQKALVEQAFEEADRLTSEHLRQLAGEAAVKRGYVYYSEVPPIASVDLESLDRLWVVYSQGRFGFSVQIRLLRSLNGRWDQLWPRLGWKQGGVWTRYPSAFTWSLEAPEGHLPLVNQLRGVRLMDALLSHPGLQQRVSA; encoded by the coding sequence ATGCTTTCCGGACCCCCCGTCACCACCACGGTTAGCGCCGAGCAACTGTTGGAGCGTTTTCTGGCGGCGAATCCCCGCCAGCGCCGCAGCCTGCTGACGCAGGTTCAGCAGCGTGCAGCTGAGCTGCGGCCGCTGATCCCGGAACAGATCGATCGTCTCGATGCCACCGCCGACGACTGGGCGGCAGGCCTGTTGATTCAGCTGTTGATGGCTGAGGACGACAGCCTCAGCCAGGCCTTTCGCCAGCGTTACAGCGACGGCTGGCTGGCGGTGTATAGCGCGGCGGGTCTCGATTACGGCCCGTTGCAGAAGGCTTTGGTGGAGCAGGCCTTTGAAGAGGCCGACCGTCTCACCAGCGAGCACCTACGCCAATTGGCCGGTGAAGCAGCGGTGAAGCGCGGCTACGTCTACTACTCCGAAGTGCCTCCGATCGCCTCGGTGGATCTGGAAAGCCTGGATCGCCTCTGGGTGGTGTATTCCCAGGGTCGCTTCGGCTTTTCGGTGCAGATCCGCCTGCTGCGCTCCCTCAATGGCCGTTGGGATCAACTCTGGCCTCGGCTGGGCTGGAAGCAGGGTGGCGTCTGGACGCGTTACCCCTCCGCCTTCACCTGGTCGTTGGAGGCACCTGAGGGCCATCTCCCCCTGGTGAATCAGTTGCGGGGCGTGCGTCTGATGGATGCGCTGCTGTCGCATCCTGGGCTGCAACAGCGCGTGTCGGCCTAG
- the psb28 gene encoding photosystem II reaction center protein Psb28, whose amino-acid sequence MAAIQFFRGVDEPVVPDIRMTRSRDGRTGQAIFVFDQPEALSPESMGDIGGMYMVDEEGQLVTREVNAKFVNGKPAALEATYTWKTPEDFERFMRFAQRYADSHDLGFSQKENNAGDNAEAAE is encoded by the coding sequence ATGGCCGCCATTCAGTTCTTCCGCGGTGTCGACGAGCCTGTGGTTCCTGATATCCGCATGACCCGCTCGCGCGATGGGCGCACCGGTCAGGCGATTTTTGTGTTCGATCAGCCCGAAGCCCTCTCCCCCGAAAGCATGGGCGACATCGGCGGGATGTACATGGTGGATGAGGAGGGCCAACTGGTCACCCGCGAGGTGAACGCCAAGTTTGTGAACGGCAAACCAGCGGCACTCGAAGCCACCTACACCTGGAAAACCCCGGAAGATTTCGAGCGCTTCATGCGCTTCGCCCAGCGCTACGCCGACAGCCACGACCTCGGGTTCTCCCAGAAAGAGAACAACGCTGGCGATAACGCCGAAGCCGCCGAGTAA